The sequence GGACCACACCGGCGCCATCGAGGGGCAGCAGGTGTGCCGGAACTGGACCTCACGCGAGGTGTTCGGCGTGGCCGACCGGTTCCGTGCCTTCAACCAATACACGGACACCCCGGCCGGGACGTATTGGTGCACCGCCGTGGTGGAGGCGCACTCCTCCGGGTTCTACTCCCTGTCCATCGGCGTGCCCTTCGACCATGCCCGCTGGTTCCGCGGCGCGGACACCACCTCGCGCTCCGTGTCCCGGTGCCCGGATCCCACCTGCTGCCGGCAGCCGTCCCCGGACCTGGAGGCCGACTGGGGAGGCCATGCGTGGCCGGCAGCCCGGGCCAACGCTCACCTGCTCGCCGCCATGCCCTCTGGGGCCTTTCCCGGCGTGGACGAGGTGGAGGTCTTCGAATTCCTGCGCTCGCAGGAGCATTAAGCGGGGCGGTGTTGTCAAGGGGGAGAAGCCTAGGGCATAGGGCGGCACCTGTCCCGTATTTGTGAGAAAATGGAGTCCAGCCAAACTCACGGAAAGCACCCGGCCCGTGGACGGGCCAGGTGCTGGGGGAGGCCTTCGCACCGAAGGAAAGTGACATATACATGCAGTTGAGCCCCGGCAAGCTTGTTGTTCACCCCCACCACGGTCCCGCTGCGGTCACGAACCGTACGCAGCGCACCGTCAAGGGGACGGAGGTGACCTACATTGAGCTCACCATCCGGAGCAACAACCTGGTGGTGTCCATCCCGGAGTCCAAGGTGGAGGAGATCGGCGTCCGCGAGGTCTACGGCCGGGCCCACCTGCGCACCCTCCTCGAGGTCGTGCAGGAGCCGACCGGTGTGGAGGAAAAGCAGTGGTCCCGCCGGATGAAGGCCAATCAGGAGCGGGTGGCCTCAGGTCTGCTCGAGCAGATCGCCGAAGTGGTCCGGGACCTGGGCCGCCGCCGCGACACCAAGGGCCTGTCCATGGCCGAGAAGGACCTCTTCCGCGCCGCCCAGGCACCGCTGGCCGCTGAAGTCGCCCTGGCCCTGGAGATCTCGGAGGACGAGGCCGTGGAAGTCATCGACGCCGTGGCCAACGGCGCCTCCCTGGACGAGCTGGGTTTCGCCGCTGACGCCTCGGGTGCGGAACCGGCCATGGCCTGACACCGGCCGCCCTCTGCACAACTGTGTGGTGGCATCTTCGGGGGTGATGGACGTCCATCACTTCCAAAGATGCCACCACGCGGCAATTATCAGGCGGTCCGGCGGTGGATCGACTTGAAGCTCAGATAGGCGCTGAGTCCCTCGAGCCCGTACTCCACGCCGAGGCCGGAATCGTGCCGGCCGCCGAACGGTGCGGCGTGGTTGGACCCGAAGAAGTTGATCCCCACGGAACCGGAGTCCACCCGGCGGGCCACCTGTAGCGCCCGGTCCTCGTCGCCGCCGAAGACGATCCCGCCCAGGCCGAACTCGGTGTTGTTGGCCAGGGCGATCGCCTCGTCGGCGGACCAGTCGGCCGGTGAGGCGGCGCTGGAAGGTGACATGCCGTCGTCGTACTTCAGGATGGAGATCACCGGGCCGAAGATCTCCTCGGTGGAGATCCGCATCCCCGGCGTGACGTCCGCGAACACCGTGGGCTGGATGAAGGTGCCCTCCTCA comes from Citricoccus muralis and encodes:
- a CDS encoding CarD family transcriptional regulator, with protein sequence MQLSPGKLVVHPHHGPAAVTNRTQRTVKGTEVTYIELTIRSNNLVVSIPESKVEEIGVREVYGRAHLRTLLEVVQEPTGVEEKQWSRRMKANQERVASGLLEQIAEVVRDLGRRRDTKGLSMAEKDLFRAAQAPLAAEVALALEISEDEAVEVIDAVANGASLDELGFAADASGAEPAMA